In Providencia zhijiangensis, a single window of DNA contains:
- the prc gene encoding carboxy terminal-processing peptidase, whose product MNKLLKVAFVVSLATFGTAIANTQAVTPVTAAQLPLLKQNTQHGTVSERVTSRFTRSHYRQFDLDKEFSGKIFDRYLNMIDYGHNVLLQSDVDQYAKDKAKTGEWLEDGKLDKFYDLYNLSQQRRFERFKYALARLDQPIDLNATDSIEVDRTKAPWPKDKEELDRLWDQKVRYDWLSLKLTGKDDKEIKDKLTKRYNFALKRLSQAQSEDVFQLIMNAFAREIDPHTSYLSPRSTEQFNSEMSLSLEGIGAVLQQDDDNTTINSLVAGGPAAKSKELKVGDKIIGVGQVGKPIVDVVGWRLDDVVALIKGPKGSQVRLEVVSDTKGAKPRIVTIVREQIRLEDRAVKLSIKQQGKEKVGVLDIPGFYVGLTNDVKTELQKMAKENVSALVIDLRGNGGGALTEAVALSGLFINKGPVVQVRDNNGQVRQDADDDDVIYYKGPLVVLVDRFSASASEIFAAAMQDYGRALIVGEPTFGKGTVQQHRSLSRVYDQMLKPEWPSLGSVQYTIQKFYRVNGGSTQREGVTPDVVMPTGQDPAETGESFEDNALPWDSIPAANYTKSGDINADLSPIKTKHLARISVDPEFKYIDEDIARYKSLKATKNLISLNYAQRQKEDDEIDATKLKRINERNAKLGKPLLKSIDDLPKDYEAPDPYLDETVKMAIDLSNQNTKMLSGAKQ is encoded by the coding sequence ATGAACAAATTACTCAAAGTTGCATTTGTTGTGAGTCTCGCGACTTTCGGCACTGCAATAGCTAATACTCAGGCAGTGACTCCGGTCACTGCTGCTCAGTTACCTCTTTTAAAGCAGAATACACAGCACGGTACCGTGAGTGAGCGGGTGACATCGCGTTTTACGCGTTCTCACTATCGCCAATTCGATTTAGACAAAGAGTTTTCTGGGAAAATATTTGACCGTTATCTCAATATGATTGATTACGGGCATAATGTTTTACTTCAATCCGATGTTGACCAGTATGCAAAAGATAAAGCAAAAACGGGTGAATGGCTTGAAGATGGCAAGTTAGATAAGTTCTATGACCTGTATAACCTTTCTCAGCAACGTCGTTTTGAACGTTTCAAATATGCACTCGCGCGTTTAGATCAACCGATTGATTTAAACGCGACGGATTCTATTGAAGTTGATCGAACTAAAGCACCTTGGCCGAAAGATAAAGAAGAACTAGACCGTTTATGGGATCAAAAAGTCCGCTATGATTGGTTGAGTTTGAAATTAACGGGCAAAGATGACAAAGAGATCAAAGACAAACTGACTAAGCGTTACAATTTTGCATTGAAACGCTTATCTCAGGCACAAAGCGAAGACGTATTCCAATTAATCATGAATGCGTTTGCTCGCGAAATTGACCCACATACCAGTTATTTATCACCTCGTAGCACTGAACAATTTAACTCAGAAATGAGTTTATCCCTTGAAGGGATTGGTGCTGTATTACAACAAGATGATGATAATACGACAATTAATTCTTTAGTTGCGGGTGGCCCTGCGGCTAAAAGCAAAGAATTAAAAGTCGGCGACAAAATCATTGGTGTTGGTCAAGTTGGTAAACCTATTGTTGATGTCGTGGGTTGGCGTTTAGATGACGTCGTCGCGTTAATCAAAGGGCCAAAAGGTAGCCAAGTTCGTTTAGAAGTTGTTTCAGATACGAAAGGTGCTAAGCCACGTATTGTGACAATTGTTCGCGAACAGATCCGACTGGAAGATAGAGCGGTAAAACTGTCTATCAAACAGCAAGGTAAAGAGAAAGTTGGTGTATTAGATATTCCAGGTTTCTATGTTGGTTTGACTAATGATGTCAAAACTGAACTACAAAAAATGGCGAAAGAGAATGTTTCGGCTCTTGTTATTGACCTGCGCGGTAATGGCGGCGGGGCATTAACAGAAGCGGTTGCATTATCTGGACTGTTTATTAACAAAGGGCCGGTTGTTCAAGTTCGTGATAACAATGGTCAAGTTCGCCAAGATGCGGATGACGATGATGTTATCTATTACAAAGGTCCATTAGTGGTTCTGGTTGATCGCTTTAGTGCTTCCGCATCAGAAATTTTTGCTGCAGCAATGCAAGATTATGGCCGCGCTTTAATTGTCGGTGAACCGACTTTTGGTAAAGGAACTGTACAGCAGCACAGAAGTTTAAGCCGCGTTTATGATCAAATGCTTAAACCAGAATGGCCATCATTAGGTTCAGTGCAATACACTATCCAGAAGTTCTATCGTGTAAATGGTGGAAGTACTCAGCGTGAAGGTGTGACGCCAGATGTGGTTATGCCAACAGGGCAAGATCCAGCAGAAACAGGTGAAAGCTTTGAAGATAACGCATTGCCTTGGGATAGCATCCCGGCTGCGAATTACACTAAATCTGGGGACATTAACGCGGATTTATCTCCGATTAAAACCAAGCATTTAGCCCGTATCAGTGTTGATCCTGAATTCAAATATATCGATGAAGATATTGCGCGTTACAAGTCATTGAAAGCGACTAAGAATCTGATTTCTCTGAACTATGCTCAGCGTCAGAAAGAAGATGATGAAATTGATGCGACCAAACTGAAACGCATTAATGAGCGCAATGCGAAACTTGGCAAGCCATTATTGAAGTCGATTGATGATTTACCGAAAGATTACGAAGCGCCAGATCCGTATTTAGATGAAACGGTGAAAATGGCAATAGACCTTTCGAATCAAAACACTAAGATGCTTTCTGGTGCCAAGCAGTAA
- the proQ gene encoding RNA chaperone ProQ — protein sequence MENQPKLNSSKEVIAFLAERFPRCFIAEGEARPLKVGIFQDIVGNLSEEDGISKTQLRSALRMYTSSWRYLYGVKEGAKRVDLNGDDCGELDAEHIAHARQQLAEAKARVQAQRAEQQKTQKRPAAKKPSDKAPRQNDANKESTSRRRPSDKKERPQNTAPKKPRSNPAEENLKSVTDINTLKVGQTLKVKVGSSMMDASVLEIAKDGVRVQLPSGLAMIVRAEHLKF from the coding sequence ATGGAAAATCAACCTAAGTTGAATAGTAGTAAAGAAGTTATCGCATTTTTGGCAGAGCGTTTTCCACGCTGTTTTATCGCTGAAGGCGAAGCACGTCCGCTTAAAGTCGGAATTTTTCAAGATATCGTAGGGAACTTGAGCGAAGAAGATGGTATTAGCAAAACGCAATTACGTTCTGCGTTACGCATGTATACCTCTAGCTGGCGTTACCTTTACGGTGTTAAAGAAGGCGCAAAACGTGTTGACTTAAATGGAGATGACTGCGGTGAATTAGATGCAGAGCACATTGCCCATGCGCGTCAACAATTAGCTGAAGCGAAAGCGAGAGTCCAAGCGCAACGCGCAGAGCAACAAAAAACGCAAAAGCGTCCTGCTGCGAAAAAGCCTAGCGACAAAGCACCTCGTCAAAATGATGCGAACAAAGAGAGCACATCTCGTCGCCGTCCATCAGACAAAAAAGAACGCCCACAAAATACAGCTCCGAAAAAACCTCGTAGCAACCCAGCTGAAGAGAATTTGAAATCAGTTACTGATATCAACACACTGAAAGTCGGTCAGACTCTGAAAGTGAAAGTGGGTAGCAGTATGATGGATGCCTCTGTGCTGGAAATTGCCAAAGATGGTGTTAGGGTTCAATTGCCATCTGGTCTGGCAATGATTGTGCGCGCGGAACATTTAAAGTTCTGA
- a CDS encoding GAF domain-containing protein: MDKKKYYLELSDSLSALLAGEYDLIASLANSSALLFERLSGINWAGFYLSDGKELVLGPFQGKVACVRISFDKGVCGAAFSEARVQRVEDVHAFPGHIACDAASNSEIVFPLSVNGKIIGVLDIDSPNIGQFDEEDEKGLQYLTDQLCQHLAMCSIPKYY; this comes from the coding sequence ATGGATAAAAAGAAGTATTATCTCGAACTTTCAGATAGTTTATCTGCACTTCTCGCTGGAGAGTATGATTTAATTGCCAGTTTGGCAAATAGCAGTGCGTTATTATTTGAACGTTTATCCGGTATCAACTGGGCTGGTTTTTACTTGAGTGATGGAAAGGAGCTGGTTCTCGGACCCTTCCAAGGCAAAGTCGCTTGTGTACGGATCTCGTTCGATAAAGGCGTCTGTGGTGCTGCATTTTCTGAAGCGCGAGTTCAGCGTGTGGAAGATGTGCATGCTTTCCCAGGTCACATCGCATGTGATGCGGCAAGTAACTCGGAAATCGTCTTCCCTCTGAGTGTAAATGGCAAGATAATTGGGGTTTTAGACATCGATAGCCCAAATATCGGTCAATTCGATGAAGAAGATGAAAAAGGGCTTCAATACCTTACAGACCAGTTATGCCAGCACTTGGCGATGTGTTCTATACCAAAATATTATTAA
- the yebS gene encoding membrane integrity lipid transport subunit YebS, protein MTHINHTAMNLQRCCHCNQKIVTPPFRPRQVIVCPRCSSQLNDGRSWSLRRLALLSITLLLLAPIAFWQPLISIHLFGIQINANVLDGIRLISEQGDPFTASIVAFCAIAAPLLLPISILSLVLARYLSINMRPILLMMKHLKEWVMLDVYLVGLGIAAIKMQDYATVSVGHGLIAFSTMSVISIIILIHINLDELWRRLYPLEENADAPHAETCLACHFTGEPNKKGKCQRCHRPLHHREPLSLQKTWAALIAAMVLLIPANLLPISTFYLNGRRLEDTIYSGVVSLIDSGNWPIAIIVFIASILVPFVKIIIMILLLFSIQLKSHTDPVLRMKLLKFVSWIGRWSMLDLFVIALMMTLVNRDMLMSFTMGPAALYFGTAVILTILAVEWLDSRLIWDSYGKSKPSK, encoded by the coding sequence ATGACCCACATTAATCATACTGCCATGAATTTGCAACGTTGTTGCCATTGTAACCAAAAAATAGTGACTCCGCCTTTTCGACCACGGCAAGTCATTGTTTGCCCAAGATGTTCTAGTCAATTAAATGATGGGCGTTCATGGTCACTCCGTCGTCTTGCTCTATTATCTATCACTTTACTGCTTCTTGCGCCCATCGCTTTTTGGCAGCCATTGATTTCTATTCATCTATTTGGCATCCAAATCAATGCTAATGTGCTTGATGGTATCCGCTTAATTAGCGAGCAAGGTGACCCTTTTACCGCCAGCATTGTGGCTTTTTGTGCGATAGCAGCACCGCTACTTTTGCCTATTTCGATTTTATCTTTGGTATTAGCGCGTTACCTGTCCATCAACATGCGTCCCATTTTACTGATGATGAAGCATCTCAAAGAGTGGGTCATGCTGGATGTCTATCTTGTCGGTTTGGGTATCGCCGCGATTAAAATGCAAGATTACGCGACGGTTTCTGTCGGGCACGGGTTGATTGCGTTTAGCACAATGTCTGTGATTAGTATTATTATTTTAATCCATATTAATCTCGATGAACTGTGGCGACGGCTTTATCCTTTAGAGGAAAATGCAGATGCTCCTCATGCAGAAACCTGCCTAGCCTGCCATTTTACTGGCGAACCCAATAAGAAAGGCAAGTGCCAGCGCTGCCACCGTCCACTTCACCATCGCGAACCTTTAAGCTTACAAAAAACATGGGCCGCACTGATTGCCGCCATGGTGTTGTTGATCCCTGCTAACCTACTGCCCATTTCGACGTTTTATTTAAATGGGCGACGCTTAGAAGACACGATTTACTCCGGTGTTGTTTCCTTAATTGACTCAGGAAACTGGCCTATTGCCATTATCGTTTTTATTGCCAGTATTTTGGTGCCCTTCGTGAAGATTATCATCATGATACTGTTACTATTTTCAATTCAACTTAAAAGCCATACAGACCCTGTGTTACGGATGAAATTGCTGAAATTCGTTTCATGGATTGGGCGTTGGTCGATGTTAGATTTATTCGTCATCGCCTTGATGATGACCTTAGTTAACCGCGATATGCTAATGTCATTTACGATGGGACCTGCGGCTTTATATTTTGGTACCGCTGTTATTTTAACTATCCTTGCTGTTGAGTGGTTGGACAGTCGATTAATTTGGGATTCTTATGGAAAATCAAAACCATCAAAGTGA
- a CDS encoding MlaD family protein, giving the protein MENQNHQSETSDEVSEVISRKRTTISPFWLLPIIAIMIAGWLLFQQWVERGTQITIQFSSASGVVAGRTPIRYQGVDVGMVQTVSISDDMKSVIVTANVNKDMRSALTSGTRFWLVTPKASLAGVSGLDALVGGNYIGMQPSTGSPKSQFVALDTPPQRNLNEGELLIYLTAKDLGALNENSPVYYRKVPVGYISDYSLLPENKGVSIAVIIKKRYVNLVRSDSQFWNISGIEGGFDLNTGASIKMESLSAVINGAVAFDSPENSLPAQTGQQYELQPSKEDVKPLDQQGNIDLQLTLTALDTFGVNVGQPVIYRGIKIGEVLQRHLTNDNVQFQIAVFNEFKHLVKQDSKFVANSRVDVQLGMSGLQFQGATPQEWLEGGLHIIPGKGKDTLPDSFPLYRTDENAKADILGSAPPTTITLNTNTLPDIQQGSVVLYRQFEVGKIVSIKPNNDGFAVNVYISGQYRNLLTPQSVFWAEGGAKVQLNAGGLTVQASPLSRAFSGAISFDNIQTGSLDTSRQHTLYPSETAAKAIGSAVTLTTFDASKLSEGMPIRYLGINIGQIESLKLSADNREVKAKAILYPEYVENFTKIGSRFAIVTPELSPSGVNNLDTLIQPYISAEPGRSNKSRFQFELQTANITDSRYLDGLTIILDASEAGSIQVGTPILFRGLEIGTVTGLYLGELSDRVYVATRIGKEYQYLIRDNTQFWLSSGYNLAFGLTGGVVKSGTFKQFVRGGISLATPPTVPLAPKAKPDQHFILKLEPPADWLDWGTPIPKK; this is encoded by the coding sequence ATGGAAAATCAAAACCATCAAAGTGAAACTTCAGATGAAGTTTCGGAGGTTATCAGCCGTAAAAGGACGACAATCTCGCCCTTTTGGCTGCTTCCCATCATCGCGATCATGATCGCAGGCTGGCTGCTATTCCAACAATGGGTGGAGCGTGGCACGCAAATTACAATTCAATTTTCATCCGCCTCTGGCGTTGTTGCAGGTCGAACGCCAATTCGCTACCAAGGTGTGGATGTCGGCATGGTACAAACCGTCTCTATCAGTGATGATATGAAAAGCGTCATTGTTACCGCCAATGTGAATAAAGACATGCGCTCTGCACTCACTTCAGGAACGCGTTTTTGGCTGGTAACACCTAAAGCCTCTCTAGCCGGCGTATCAGGCTTAGATGCTCTGGTAGGTGGGAACTATATTGGTATGCAACCAAGCACTGGCTCGCCAAAATCCCAATTTGTAGCGCTCGATACACCACCTCAGCGAAACTTAAATGAAGGTGAATTACTGATTTACCTCACCGCGAAAGATTTAGGCGCATTAAACGAAAACTCCCCCGTTTATTACCGTAAAGTTCCGGTCGGTTATATTTCTGATTACTCCTTATTACCTGAAAATAAAGGCGTCTCCATCGCGGTTATTATTAAAAAGCGCTACGTTAATCTCGTCCGGTCAGATAGCCAATTTTGGAATATCTCAGGTATTGAAGGTGGCTTCGACCTGAATACTGGCGCCAGCATCAAAATGGAAAGCCTGTCGGCAGTGATCAATGGCGCTGTCGCATTTGATTCCCCAGAAAATAGCCTGCCAGCACAAACAGGGCAACAATATGAATTGCAGCCGAGTAAAGAGGATGTCAAACCGCTTGATCAGCAAGGCAATATAGACTTGCAACTGACCCTCACCGCATTGGATACCTTCGGGGTAAATGTGGGGCAACCTGTTATCTATCGCGGAATAAAAATCGGTGAAGTGTTACAACGTCACTTAACGAATGACAATGTTCAGTTCCAAATTGCCGTGTTTAATGAATTTAAACATTTGGTTAAACAGGACAGTAAATTTGTCGCCAATAGCCGTGTCGATGTGCAGTTAGGTATGAGCGGATTACAATTCCAAGGCGCTACGCCGCAAGAGTGGCTAGAAGGCGGCCTACATATCATTCCGGGGAAAGGTAAAGATACATTACCAGACTCATTCCCGTTATATCGTACCGATGAAAATGCCAAGGCGGATATTTTAGGTTCCGCACCGCCGACCACCATTACGCTAAACACCAATACCCTTCCCGACATTCAACAAGGTTCAGTGGTGTTATATCGCCAATTTGAAGTCGGTAAAATTGTGTCGATTAAACCAAACAATGACGGCTTTGCAGTGAATGTGTATATCTCAGGGCAATACCGTAACTTATTGACCCCACAAAGCGTATTCTGGGCTGAAGGTGGTGCTAAAGTTCAGTTAAATGCTGGAGGTTTAACGGTTCAAGCTTCCCCACTCAGCCGTGCTTTTAGTGGTGCGATTAGTTTTGATAATATTCAAACTGGCTCATTAGATACTTCACGCCAACATACACTTTACCCATCAGAAACTGCGGCAAAAGCGATTGGTAGTGCGGTAACACTGACAACCTTTGATGCGTCTAAACTCTCCGAAGGCATGCCTATTCGTTATTTAGGTATTAACATCGGGCAAATCGAATCACTGAAGCTGTCTGCGGATAATCGTGAAGTGAAAGCAAAAGCAATTTTGTATCCTGAATATGTGGAGAATTTCACCAAAATTGGCAGCCGTTTTGCCATTGTCACTCCTGAGCTTTCTCCATCGGGGGTTAACAACCTCGATACACTGATCCAACCGTATATCAGTGCAGAGCCAGGACGCAGTAATAAGAGCCGTTTCCAATTTGAATTGCAAACTGCCAACATCACAGATTCCCGTTATCTCGATGGTCTCACCATTATCCTTGATGCTAGTGAGGCAGGTTCTATTCAGGTAGGAACGCCAATTCTGTTTAGAGGATTAGAGATCGGAACCGTCACCGGACTTTATTTGGGAGAGCTTTCCGATCGCGTTTATGTTGCAACGCGTATAGGTAAAGAATACCAATATCTGATCCGTGATAATACCCAGTTCTGGTTATCTTCAGGCTACAACCTCGCCTTTGGCTTAACAGGTGGCGTGGTGAAAAGCGGCACATTCAAGCAGTTTGTTCGTGGTGGAATCTCGCTGGCAACCCCGCCAACAGTGCCATTGGCACCTAAAGCCAAGCCGGATCAGCATTTCATTCTGAAATTAGAGCCACCAGCGGACTGGTTAGACTGGGGAACCCCTATCCCCAAAAAATAA
- a CDS encoding DUF1480 family protein, which translates to MSIVKLKISSYEINDAVMADKRSDTVSIPCDSDSEFCMQLDGWDEHTSIPATLDEKPVLLYRQRYDKENHHWLMRIA; encoded by the coding sequence ATGAGCATAGTTAAATTGAAAATCTCTTCCTATGAAATCAATGATGCCGTTATGGCTGATAAGCGTAGTGATACTGTGAGTATTCCTTGCGATTCCGATTCTGAATTTTGCATGCAACTGGATGGCTGGGATGAACACACGAGTATCCCTGCGACACTGGATGAAAAACCGGTTCTGCTCTATCGTCAGCGTTATGATAAAGAAAATCATCATTGGCTAATGAGAATTGCTTGA
- a CDS encoding DUF2511 domain-containing protein — MKFKFMICALVLGGTFSTAMAAPLASVSKKQFGDDWPLKREEVMLECRANGALVVINPSTLMQHPLNDIATAQMEKKEIQAQPIDVLLAPIETTKSVEERVLPLKQAAEKLCGNK; from the coding sequence ATGAAATTCAAATTCATGATTTGTGCGTTAGTACTGGGTGGAACATTCAGTACGGCGATGGCTGCGCCATTGGCGAGCGTCAGTAAAAAACAGTTTGGTGATGATTGGCCGCTAAAGCGTGAAGAAGTAATGTTAGAGTGTCGTGCTAACGGCGCATTGGTGGTCATTAACCCGTCTACGTTAATGCAGCATCCATTGAATGATATTGCAACGGCACAAATGGAAAAGAAAGAGATCCAAGCACAACCGATTGATGTGTTATTAGCGCCTATTGAGACCACTAAATCAGTTGAAGAGCGAGTATTGCCGCTGAAGCAAGCCGCAGAGAAATTGTGTGGCAATAAGTAA
- the copD gene encoding copper homeostasis membrane protein CopD codes for MSLEAFYTLTRFAHFIAAMLMCGMSMFAVIISHGQFRVLLQDALKKSIIFSAVITIITTFCWMIAQSGLMGDGWEDALNMDIWQGVLGTTFGQIWRWEILSAVGLFAVLFIRPITLKLYLILGFSVIILGLHAFIGHAAMHEGWLGIAHQTNQFIHLISCAYWFGGLWPFLICIQFLRSNDKLKAGLETQVVVSMKRYSQLGHVAVVCVLITGIINSLILLPGWPFIATLSEYQSWLWLKIALVGLMVLLALTNRYWVVPRLQQQGRINYLIINSWAELLLGTIAILAVAIFATYQPV; via the coding sequence ATGTCACTGGAAGCGTTTTATACTTTAACGCGATTTGCTCACTTTATCGCCGCAATGTTGATGTGTGGAATGTCAATGTTTGCGGTGATAATTTCCCATGGGCAATTTCGCGTACTACTCCAAGATGCACTGAAAAAAAGCATTATCTTTAGTGCAGTTATCACGATTATCACCACATTTTGCTGGATGATTGCACAATCTGGTTTAATGGGCGATGGTTGGGAAGATGCGCTGAATATGGATATTTGGCAAGGTGTGCTGGGCACTACCTTTGGCCAAATCTGGCGATGGGAAATCCTCAGTGCGGTTGGTTTGTTTGCCGTTCTATTTATACGCCCGATCACCCTAAAACTTTACCTCATTCTTGGTTTCTCCGTCATTATTCTGGGGCTACATGCTTTCATTGGTCATGCGGCGATGCATGAAGGGTGGCTGGGCATTGCTCATCAAACTAATCAGTTTATTCATCTAATCAGTTGTGCGTATTGGTTCGGGGGATTGTGGCCTTTCCTTATTTGCATTCAGTTTTTACGTAGTAACGATAAGCTAAAAGCAGGGCTAGAAACGCAAGTTGTCGTATCGATGAAGCGTTACTCGCAGCTAGGGCATGTTGCTGTGGTTTGCGTGCTAATAACGGGAATTATTAATAGCCTGATTTTATTGCCCGGATGGCCATTTATTGCAACACTATCTGAATACCAATCTTGGTTATGGCTAAAAATTGCGTTGGTTGGGTTGATGGTGCTATTGGCATTAACGAATCGTTATTGGGTGGTACCACGTCTTCAACAGCAAGGGCGGATCAATTATTTGATAATAAATAGTTGGGCCGAATTGTTGCTCGGTACTATTGCCATCCTTGCAGTGGCTATTTTTGCTACTTATCAACCTGTATAA
- the copC gene encoding copper homeostasis periplasmic binding protein CopC, which yields MPINQIKSSWRKLSAVAVLFLGMSFQQAFAHAHLKDQLPAEGAALEQAPEAITLNFSEGIEVNFTKVNVTDANKQVIKTGKAALDPSNNTKVIIPVESKLAAGKYDVQWSVVSVDGHKTKGNYSFTVK from the coding sequence ATGCCAATCAACCAAATAAAATCTTCTTGGCGTAAATTAAGTGCGGTCGCTGTACTGTTCTTAGGTATGTCATTCCAACAAGCATTCGCTCATGCGCATCTTAAAGATCAATTACCTGCAGAGGGCGCTGCGTTAGAGCAGGCACCAGAAGCTATCACGCTAAACTTTTCTGAAGGCATTGAAGTTAACTTCACTAAAGTCAATGTAACGGATGCAAACAAGCAAGTCATTAAGACGGGTAAAGCCGCATTAGATCCTAGCAATAACACCAAAGTCATTATTCCTGTTGAAAGTAAATTAGCAGCAGGTAAGTATGATGTTCAATGGAGCGTTGTCTCTGTTGATGGACACAAAACCAAAGGGAACTATAGCTTCACTGTGAAATAA
- the ftnA gene encoding non-heme ferritin — protein sequence MLKTDMIEALNKQLNLEFFSANLYLQMSAWCSDKGFEGAAAFLKAHSQEEMEHMQRLFNYLSDTGALPRLGAIAAPPENFDSIADVFNKTYEHEQLITSEINKLAHLAMTTQDYSTFNFLQWYVAEQHEEEKLFKSVLDKLGMVGESGKSLFLLDKDLKGLAAAAHV from the coding sequence ATGTTAAAAACTGACATGATTGAAGCGTTAAATAAACAACTGAATCTTGAGTTTTTCTCCGCTAATCTGTATTTGCAAATGAGTGCTTGGTGTAGTGATAAAGGTTTTGAAGGTGCAGCTGCATTTTTGAAAGCTCATTCACAAGAAGAAATGGAGCATATGCAGCGTTTATTTAATTACCTTAGCGATACAGGGGCATTACCACGCTTAGGCGCGATTGCTGCACCACCAGAAAATTTTGATTCTATCGCTGATGTGTTTAATAAAACGTACGAACATGAGCAATTAATTACTTCAGAAATCAATAAACTTGCGCATTTAGCAATGACGACCCAAGATTACTCAACATTCAACTTCCTGCAATGGTATGTTGCAGAGCAGCATGAAGAAGAGAAACTATTCAAATCTGTACTGGATAAACTGGGCATGGTGGGTGAGTCTGGTAAATCACTATTCCTGCTGGATAAAGATTTGAAAGGCTTAGCGGCAGCGGCACACGTTTAA
- a CDS encoding DNA polymerase III subunit theta → MSHNLATLPKEEMDKINVDLLASGVAFKERYNIPIIPEAVEREQPEHLRDYFRERLVHYRQLSMNFARMPYEPRNR, encoded by the coding sequence ATGAGCCACAATCTTGCCACCCTCCCAAAAGAAGAGATGGACAAAATTAACGTTGACCTGCTGGCTTCCGGCGTTGCTTTCAAGGAACGTTATAATATCCCCATTATTCCTGAGGCCGTCGAACGCGAACAGCCAGAACATTTACGGGATTATTTTCGTGAAAGGCTGGTTCACTATCGCCAGCTATCGATGAATTTCGCTCGTATGCCCTACGAGCCAAGAAATCGCTAA
- the yebF gene encoding protein YebF, with product MNVNKKIAMVLGSCALVLSSFAFSANKEEGKAAAFVSCGNLTEPQIAAQVKNDFMNNRLPRWADEKAAVGKKAVAWINDSEVTKTEDGYSLPLVVRGSKSDLHYRVAVDCKNNTITYNTSK from the coding sequence ATGAATGTTAATAAAAAAATAGCAATGGTTTTAGGCAGTTGTGCGCTTGTATTAAGTTCGTTTGCATTCAGTGCTAACAAGGAAGAAGGTAAAGCAGCTGCATTTGTGAGCTGTGGCAATCTTACTGAGCCACAAATTGCGGCGCAGGTTAAAAATGATTTTATGAATAACCGGTTACCACGCTGGGCGGATGAAAAAGCAGCAGTGGGTAAAAAAGCGGTTGCATGGATCAACGACAGTGAAGTGACGAAAACGGAAGATGGCTACTCGCTGCCTTTAGTGGTCAGAGGGTCGAAGTCCGACCTGCATTACCGTGTCGCTGTGGATTGTAAAAACAATACCATCACCTATAACACCAGCAAATAA
- a CDS encoding YoaH family protein, with protein MFSGMPALSHAEQQEAVERIHQLMAEGMSSGEAIALVAQEIRENHQGKEQIVARFDDEN; from the coding sequence ATGTTTTCAGGTATGCCAGCACTTTCCCACGCAGAGCAACAAGAAGCGGTTGAACGCATTCACCAACTGATGGCAGAAGGCATGAGCAGCGGAGAAGCTATTGCGCTAGTCGCTCAAGAAATCAGGGAAAACCATCAAGGTAAAGAGCAAATTGTTGCTCGATTCGATGACGAAAATTAA